A section of the Chiloscyllium plagiosum isolate BGI_BamShark_2017 unplaced genomic scaffold, ASM401019v2 scaf_8761, whole genome shotgun sequence genome encodes:
- the LOC122547918 gene encoding multifunctional procollagen lysine hydroxylase and glycosyltransferase LH3-like — FIGYAPVINDIVQQWKFKDDDDDQLFYTKIYLSPKLREKYKMALDHQSTIFQNLNGALDEVVIKFEKGKARIRNIAQDTLPVIIHGNGPTKLQLNYLGNYIPNAWNHETGCGICDEDLLDLTQLQ, encoded by the exons GTTTTATAGGCTACGCTCCAGTCATCAACGACATTGTCCAGCAGTGGAAGTTCAAGGACGATGATGATGACCAGCTTTTCTACACTAAGatttatctcagtcccaaactGAGG GAAAAGTACAAGATGGCTCTGGATCACCAATCAACAATCTTTCAAAACCTCAATGGTGCTTTAG ACGAAGTTGTCATCAAGTTTGAGAAGGGAAAAGCCAGAATCCGCAACATAGCCCAGGACACGCTGCCAGTCATCATCCATGGCAATGGGCCAACCAAG CTGCAGCTGAACTATTTGGGGAATTACATTCCGAATGCCTGGAACCACGAGACTGGATGTGGAATATGTGATGAGGACTTGTTAGACCTGACACAGCTACAG